DNA sequence from the Papio anubis isolate 15944 chromosome 7, Panubis1.0, whole genome shotgun sequence genome:
CGGCGAGTGACACTCTAAGTCCCCTAATGGTGCCACACAGTGCGATTATGAAATCCTCTTTGGATGAAACCATCCCGTAGAAAATCGCCGATGAGTGAGATGCTAACTAATTAATGTCTTTCACccaactcttaaaaataaaaactaatgcaCCTAGCTAGAAATCCTGGAAGCATACAGTGCAGGCTCTCACTCCAGCTCTGACGCTGTCCCACCCGTTGTCAACGGTCACTCGAATGCCCTTCTTAGACCAGCCAAAATTATCGCCGCTCCAGTACCAGCTGGACCAagatcccaccccaccccttcgCAGCCCCTCATCACCCAGGCTTCCTGATTGGGAAGGGGCCCGAAGAACCTTGctcacatttccattttattggcTGGCACGGCTGTCAGTAATCTCTCCTTCCCGCCTTCTAGCCTAGCGCGTTTCGTGGACCCCTTGGTTTCTGCGACAAGCCGCTTACGTTTGCCTGAGCCGTGTTGCCGGGGACCGGCGACCTTTCACCCCTACCTTCCCACAGGAGCGCCCCGGCCCCCGCTCCCGCCCCAACCGCCGGCGCGCGCCCTCACCGCGCACGCGCTCCCCTCGTGCGCGCACACGCCCGCGCACACACACTCCCGCACCCCCGCCCGCGGTGTTCCCCCTCACCCCCCAGCTGCCCCGTCGGCTGAAGCATCGGCGCTGGGAGGCGGCGGCGCTGCTGAGAGGCAGGGACCCGAGCGCGAAGTGTGTGGGAGTCTACGAACTCAACCCCTCTCTACCCTCCCCTCACAgccacccccctccccccccgCCAGCCCCCCCCAACAAGCGGGAGAAATAATGAGCGAGACcgggcggcagcagcagcagcgccgAGCAGCCCAGGCAACGGCAGAACCGCTCCgacagcggcggcggcggcagcaccAGCAGCGGGAGCGAGCGCAGCGCTAGCGCGGCGCGGGGACCGCCGCGCTCCTTCCCGGCTCCTGCCCTCCTCTGCCGCTCGCTCCTTTCTCGACATccacctccttcccctcctcctgctcATTCACTCTTTCCCtcactctcccctcctcctcGGCTTCTCCCCGCGCCCCGCCAGCCCTCGCGCTCTCCCACTCCCTCTGCCCGTCCTCCCCGGTCCCCTCCTCCCGCTCATTCACTCgcccctctcccttctccactctctccccctctctcctttcttcttcttctttcaccCTCCGTCTCTCACACCCCCTCCATTCCCCTGTCTCCTTTctgacactgcactgcagctgctcctcagccctgccccctccccagtgAGAACAAACCAGcaacattgctttttttcttaaagagatttATATTGAtccgattaaaaaaaaaaaaaaaaaaaaaaaggaaaaagaaaaaaagaaaaagaaaagaaaaagccaaaacaaaagggaGAACCTTCTCCCGGTAGCAGCGGCAGGAACTGCAAACATGATGGCGGCAGCTCCCATCCAGCAGAACGGGACCCACACTGGGGTTCCCATAGACCTGGACCCGCCGGACTCGCGGAAAAGGCCGCTGGAAGCCCCCCCTGAAGCCGGCAGCACCAAGAGGACCAATACGGGCGGTGGGTATCGCTTCCACCTCCCCGCTGGCCCCATCCCCCGCCGcccgcccctgcctccctccctctcgccgtcctccctccctccctcccgcggCCCGGACACCTCCAGCCCGAACCCGGCGGCTCCTGCGCCCCTGCCCCGCGCCCCCTCCCCTGCACCTGCCCCGCTCCTAGCTGTCCCCTACacatttccatttctgtgtttATCATTCATCAAAATGGCGACCAGTTTTTCGGAATAGACCTATCTTTCCATTTAATCGGTCCAGAGGTTGACCATGTAAATATCCTAGACCTGGGCAAGACGGTCCattcaggaggaggaggaggatgaccCCGGAGTGAGGTGATGGCCGCCCGAAGATGCGCGCTGCGTTTAACAgtctgataaaataaataaataaatggcacttGGGTAGCGGATTGCGAATGATTGGGGCGCCGGAGAGTTTTTCCTCTCTCCATCCTCTTGCTTTGGGCCACAAGTAGTATGCAAAATCTTGATGAGTGCATGCCCTTACCGCACTTAGATTGTCGGTGCaaatatttcattgatttgtCTTCAGGGGGGTGCATACGAGGTTGGGGGTGTCTGGAACGGTGACTTGTTAGTTAACATCCTGCGCTTCCTTGGAAGATGAGTTTTAACGGGACCGATATCGCTTCTTCATTTGCACTGGAGTCATCTTAACAATGCACCCAATGCATCGAAGCAGAGGTGAATTTATCTCCAGCATATGCATTGTAGACGGATGGGGGTCTTTTGAGTGGCACACCGCAACATTTGGAACATTCATTCACATTAAGAAAGCTGGATTTACCGGGGTGTCTCCTGTATAAGACGTGATCAAGTTGATGGAAATTAAAGTTTGTGGAGTtggctttattttctaaaacatttcattttatttttcctggttcTTCGACTCCCTCTCCGTTTTAAAAGTTGTGATTATTTTGGGAAAGGAACATTGTCTGTTTTGTCACTTTTAAtagtatttaatataaatgaCTCCTAAGCTTTTTAGTATTGGCAAAATTCTTCTTAAGGTCCTTTAATTAATGAGCTTAAAGGAGCTCACGGTAGACTAAGAACTGCTAAAGAAATGCACTGGGATTAGTTAGATTTGCCGGTCCACCACACTGAGTTATTTTCTGGCAGTTATTGAAGACTTGGAATACACCCCACAGTTTGAGTGGATTATTTGGTAGGAGAATGGTTGTTTTGCGGACTTTAAGTAGGATATAGGCAATGGCTAATTGTAGTCCTTATGTGTCTGTTAATGACAAATAAATACAGCTCATCACTATTTacagtcctgggcttttcttctttttcaatatgtTAAGTGAAGGTTCGTCATCTTATAAATCTCTGAAGTTTTGTTAAAGGGTCAGTTCATTTCATTTTGCCACAGATAGAATTGGAAGATTTCCATGTTTGGAATAACAACTGGAATTTAGTCACCAGTCTTTACAGTGCTGCAAAATAAtagaatatgtttatattttaattccaaGCTTTGAAAGtataaatcctataaaatgggaaacattttgtacatatttgtttttcagtgtaATTGGCTTATTTTCATTCTCAAAACATGTTTAACTTCGTATTTCCTGCAGTTATATACCCAGTGCTTTAGttgctgtttttctctcttgAGGGTGGAGAGGGGATACAAAGTTTGAAATACTGTGTTAACCGAGtatatttctttgcatttttcagaAGACGGCCAGTATTTTCTAAAGGTTCTCATACCTAGTTATGCTGCTGGATCTATAATTGGGAAGGGAGGACAGACAATTGTTCAGTTGCAAAAAGAAACTGGAGCCACCATCAAGCTGTCTAAGTCCAAAGATTTTTACCCAGGTAGGTGCAATGGTGAAGAGATTGTTTGATGAGCTCCCTACAGGAAGGAAAGATCTACATGTGTTGTATGCTGtcttgaaagaatttttaaacaatactGGAGACTTTATTTAGATATTGCTTTATTGGAGTATGTTGTGGAAAAATTTTCAGATTATTTCTATTGTTGATTATGCCTTTTTCCTATAATTGTTGTACTGTGTATGTGAATTAGACCAGTTACAAGATGATTCGGGTATTTCTGAATAATTCTTATtagcaaaaaaattcaaaaatttcaaGATAGAAACCTGGACATCTGGCATCAGGAAATAGGGTTCTTCTGAAGTTTTCAGACATCATTGTAATGACAATTAGCTTAGAGTGAATTCCGAAGAGGGGGGTAGGGAGGCTTCTTAAAGAATGGACCATTTACTTCTGAATCCATTATGTACCTCTTTCTGCTTCATTGCTTTGTTTGTTGGCCTTGGAGTGAAGTAAAGAGGACAAATGTTGCctcttcagattttttaaatatttcagttttaatgCAATTGATATAAGGAAATTTATACTGTTATGCAAGAAGTAAAATAATGCTTCAGAATTCATGTTAACTTAAGAGCTAAATTTGATTAAATATGTTGACAGTTAGTGTAGTACAGTAACCTACTGGAATATGGGAAGTTTCCTAGGTGGtataaattttttgatttttactttCAAGTATGCCTTCTTAAGTGTTAAATAGTTCTGCAtgtccatctttttctttttcttttttatattttgctaatcACTGTATGTATTTTAGGTTTAAGAGAAAAGTCTCTGTAATTGAGTAGTACATTTCCTAGATAAAACACTATCAGCtggtttgcttttatttaaatctAGCTTTCTgcgatttttttttaaaggttattttatCTTTATGGCTATCAAAAACGTTAATTCAGTGCTGAGGGAACCAatactgctttaattttttttcttcctggtggAAAAGAAAAGCTGATTTGCTTTCAGTGATCTAATTCAGTAAGAGTTCTTTAATACAGCAAAGACATCTGGCATGAATGTAAGCAGAACATTTGGAGGACTTCTTTTTCATAGTCAATCACTTGGTGTTAGAAACAGACCATTATACTGGATAAGAAGGTTTTAGAATGGTTGAAACTATCAGtcagttttataaattaaatgtagtATTTTTTGTAAGCATTAaactaaaatgtaatatattagaCACGATGTTCCTCTAAAGTTTGTTTCCTGTGAGTGTAGTTTTGCAGATGGCTGTCCTTGTCTCTGAAACTTCCCTTATGCATTAAGAAAGTTTGCTAACATATTCCCATTCATGTATTTAAAAGGTatattatgataaaaaaaaatcaatatgggATTGTGAAAACCCCTAGTACAAATAAAAGCACTCAAAAGAGCTTGATTGCAGAATTAATAATGTGATAGTTCTAGGAAAAGAGGTGCAATAGTAAATTAAATTCATTGTCAATAGATGAAAATGAAATAGCTTTTTTGCATTATACATGAGGTGGTATCAGATGTGCAGGGATGTTACAGAAAATTagtgtttatcaaggatattccAAATAGtaaattaaatgtcttttaatttgAATATAGTTTATTTTCAGTGGGTTGGAAAGGGTGCACTGAGAATTAGATCTTTTGTTTTTAGTCCACTTAGTTGTACATTTTTTGCTTATTACATtgaaattgaatattttatttatagttctgAGGCATGTTATTTGTAAGAGCAAGAATATCtgttggaaaaaaatggaaagctggAATGCGTTGAATAAAATTCGAGTGTGTAGTGACGTAACCTGATCAAATGTGAGTTGAAATGTCGGATAAAAGAAGGCTATACTTTGCCGGTAACAGGTGGAAACCAATCATACAGTGTGGGATCAattttaaggataaaataaagCCTTGTAGTTTATAAGAAGCTTAAAGAATTCTGAACAGTttgtattaaaatacaattttaaccAGATTATTACCTGTTTGGACAGATAATCTCTTTGCTTCAGATAGACTTTAATTTTAATAGTCTTTCTCTTCACACTTGACCACAAGTCTGCAGAATAATTTAAGATCCCGGTATTCTTCAACATAGCCTCTGAGCTCTTTTCAATTTCTCTTACTCAGATGTACGTAGATGTACGTAAGGGACACTTACCTTGCACATCTCAGATGAACTAAACTGTGATCTTATCACGAAGTTATAAAGAATTTCTTATAGGATTAATGAAATCATTTGGAATCccatttttgtgtctttcatACATATATGAAGTTCTTAaagctatatatatgtatatttatgactGTCGTAATCTACTAGAATAAATATGCCTAGTGTTTATTTCATGAAgcccttttctgtttcttatttggTAAGAGAGCATATTTGGGGAAAAGTCTACTTTAGTTGTATAACCTAATGGATTTTCTCAAATTACCCAAGTTTTTAAACAATGTAATTGTGTTTGTAAGGTTTAGTTAAAATACTAGTGTGTTTTCGAAAACTTTCTTCAGGATGTATAACACCGAATACAGACACACTTTGGggacattttaatacattttaactcAAACGAtaggtgctttaaaaaattatagccaaTATAATTTCCTTGtatgcttatttgtttttcttatttctttagaaaatatctTAAGCAACCCTGCCTttgtgagtaatttttaaaattatagttgaaatgaagaaaacatttttgtacattaatttgaCAATTTGTACAGCTGGATATTGCATTGTGTTTTTCAATGTCATGTATTAAATAACAAACGAGAAAATAGTGTGATGAGGAATTGTAAAATGTATTCTTCAATTACTGCAATCAGATAAAATGATCTGCAAGTAGATCATTTTTGCTGTACTACATAATCCATTTATCTATTTCAAAATCAAATCTTACAGAGTACTGACTTAATTCTGGTGGTTTAGGAATATACCTTTTTTCCTTACATGATTAGAGCAAGCCAATTTGATTTActtatatatctttttataattAGTTTATAGCAAGTTACTTTGTAGTAAACAACAGCTTTCTTGGTTTGAGGAATATATTATTGTATTCCTTTTCAGAATGATGATAgtttatgtttattcttttatttggcATAAGGATATGTTTGGGTTTTGTTAATAAACATACTGATTTTTATCTGTAGAAATTATTTAATGGATGGTTCAGGTAGGTAATCCGAAAAACTTACTGAGTGCATTATTGGTTGGAAATGATAACGGatgtatgcaataaatattttcttatattccttAGATTTTTAGAACATATCATagtatacttatttttattctattatatgaTATTCATTACATCAGTCAAACAGAATCCTTTATTATGGTGTTGGAATCTCTGTCTATTTTACactgtttttgtatttgtggttATAAAACTAGGATCAcgtt
Encoded proteins:
- the NOVA1 gene encoding RNA-binding protein Nova-1 isoform X7, whose protein sequence is MMAAAPIQQNGTHTGVPIDLDPPDSRKRPLEAPPEAGSTKRTNTGEDGQYFLKVLIPSYAAGSIIGKGGQTIVQLQKETGATIKLSKSKDFYPGTTERVCLIQGTVEALNAVHGFIAEKIREMPQNVAKTEPVSILQPQTTVNPDRIKQTLPSSPTTTKSSPSDPMTTSRANQKHNISWIS
- the NOVA1 gene encoding RNA-binding protein Nova-1 isoform X8, which codes for MMAAAPIQQNGTHTGVPIDLDPPDSRKRPLEAPPEAGSTKRTNTGEDGQYFLKVLIPSYAAGSIIGKGGQTIVQLQKETGATIKLSKSKDFYPGTTERVCLIQGTVEALNAVHGFIAEKIREMPQNVAKTEPVSILQPQTTVNPDRIKQTLPSSPTTTKSSPSDPMTTSRANQMMKLK